From one Nocardioides sp. Kera G14 genomic stretch:
- a CDS encoding acyltransferase family protein — MSAQRDPWFDNAKIILVTLVVVGHAWTLLPDSGPTGGLDAHLYDFLYTWHMPAFVLVTGYLSRRFVLTRRSVWGLVRGLAVPYVILEAALALFRYWAGGEHLHHLWINPHWPLWYLPAVFFWRLATPLLRRSVIAIPVAVAASLAGGLLTTSTMDVSRILGFLPFYVIGIHLTSERIEALRTREARVLAVGVFVGVWVLSGHLRDWAGSGAWLYYNDTYASMDASASEGYVVRLMTLAAGLVAAAAFFALVPRARGWWTQMGAVTLVVYLCHGFFVKSLRYAGWGDFIEHLGVLGIVLTTLISVAIALFLASPPVSRFLSHVIDPFGYAEKQLDQAVEVQAIRVPDEVQAVERELALSGPSAARGA, encoded by the coding sequence GTGAGTGCGCAGCGAGACCCCTGGTTCGACAATGCCAAGATCATCTTGGTGACCCTGGTCGTCGTCGGGCACGCCTGGACGCTCCTGCCGGACTCCGGTCCGACCGGGGGTCTCGACGCTCACCTCTACGACTTCCTCTACACCTGGCACATGCCGGCGTTCGTGTTGGTGACCGGCTACCTCTCGCGCCGGTTCGTCCTGACCCGCCGCTCGGTCTGGGGCCTGGTCCGCGGACTGGCCGTGCCCTACGTGATCCTCGAGGCCGCGCTCGCCCTCTTCCGCTACTGGGCCGGTGGTGAGCACCTCCACCACCTCTGGATCAACCCGCACTGGCCGCTCTGGTACCTCCCGGCCGTCTTCTTCTGGCGCCTCGCCACCCCGCTGCTGCGCCGGTCCGTGATCGCCATCCCCGTCGCGGTCGCCGCCAGCCTGGCCGGGGGCCTGCTCACGACCTCGACCATGGACGTCTCCCGCATCCTCGGCTTCCTGCCGTTCTACGTCATCGGCATCCACCTGACGTCGGAGCGGATCGAGGCGCTCCGCACCCGCGAGGCACGCGTGCTCGCCGTCGGCGTCTTCGTCGGCGTGTGGGTGCTCAGCGGCCATCTGCGTGACTGGGCCGGCAGCGGCGCATGGCTCTACTACAACGACACCTACGCCTCGATGGACGCCTCGGCCTCCGAGGGCTACGTCGTCCGCCTCATGACCCTCGCCGCCGGCCTCGTCGCGGCCGCCGCCTTCTTCGCCCTCGTCCCGCGCGCCCGCGGCTGGTGGACGCAGATGGGCGCGGTCACCCTCGTCGTCTACCTCTGCCACGGCTTCTTCGTGAAGAGCCTGCGGTACGCCGGCTGGGGAGACTTCATCGAGCACCTCGGTGTGCTCGGCATCGTGCTCACGACGCTCATCTCCGTCGCGATCGCCCTCTTCCTGGCCTCGCCACCGGTCTCGCGGTTCCTCAGCCACGTGATCGACCCCTTCGGCTACGCCGAGAAGCAGCTCGACCAGGCCGTCGAGGTCCAGGCCATCCGGGTGCCCGACGAGGTGCAGGCGGTCGAGCGCGAGCTGGCGCTCAGTGGCCCTTCCGCGGCACGAGGTGCATGA
- a CDS encoding Trm112 family protein, translating to MTTTLGLDPKLLEIIVCPECHGDLLPTEAAAGAGTESLSGELVCQGTCGLAYPVKDGIPVLLVDEARRPA from the coding sequence ATGACCACCACCCTCGGCCTCGACCCCAAGCTGCTCGAGATCATCGTCTGCCCCGAGTGCCATGGCGACCTGCTCCCGACGGAAGCGGCTGCGGGCGCGGGCACTGAGTCGTTGTCCGGCGAGCTCGTCTGCCAGGGCACCTGCGGCCTCGCCTACCCCGTCAAGGACGGCATCCCGGTCCTGCTCGTCGACGAGGCGCGCCGCCCGGCCTGA
- a CDS encoding SIS domain-containing protein: MFDETRLDDEGVLATADLRLRGLAESGARVRREALALTDASATLRDRVTGRPRAVIAAGPDSRLLRAVLEPTCPVPLVAWPSAGLPGWAGSLDLVVVLAPDGGDPATAAAVSEASRRGCQVLVAAPAASLVAEHVTGTDSFLVPTQTRDQLAVAVAVLSLLADLGLGPATDPDQIAAVLDDVAVECSPHRELTTNVAKLLALSLGDATPLVWGGSMLAARAARRVAEALRRASGRAVVAGETDQLLPVLEAAEAASIFDDPFDSPAAPKPVLVVLDDGVDEPAIHEQRRRLTAVADQRNLRVELISADSGGDVARYAHLVLVGTYASEYLRLGTA, translated from the coding sequence GTGTTCGACGAGACCCGGCTCGACGACGAGGGCGTCCTCGCCACCGCCGACCTGCGCCTGAGGGGTCTCGCCGAATCCGGTGCGCGCGTACGCCGTGAGGCACTCGCCCTGACCGACGCGAGCGCCACGCTGCGGGACCGCGTGACCGGTCGTCCCCGCGCCGTCATCGCCGCCGGACCCGACTCGCGCCTGCTCCGTGCCGTCCTCGAGCCCACCTGTCCGGTGCCGCTCGTGGCCTGGCCCAGCGCCGGACTGCCCGGCTGGGCGGGCTCGCTCGACCTGGTCGTCGTGCTCGCACCCGACGGGGGAGACCCCGCCACTGCTGCGGCCGTCTCGGAGGCGAGCCGACGGGGCTGCCAGGTGCTCGTCGCAGCGCCGGCTGCCTCCCTCGTCGCCGAGCATGTCACCGGCACCGACTCGTTCCTCGTGCCGACCCAGACCCGCGACCAGTTGGCGGTCGCGGTCGCGGTGCTCAGCCTGCTCGCCGACCTCGGTCTCGGGCCGGCCACCGATCCCGACCAGATCGCCGCCGTCCTCGACGACGTCGCCGTCGAGTGCTCACCGCACCGGGAGCTGACCACCAACGTGGCGAAGCTCCTCGCGCTCTCGCTGGGCGACGCGACGCCGCTCGTCTGGGGCGGCTCGATGCTCGCGGCGCGGGCGGCACGCAGGGTCGCGGAGGCACTCCGGCGAGCAAGCGGTCGTGCCGTCGTCGCGGGGGAGACCGATCAGTTGCTTCCGGTCCTCGAGGCCGCCGAGGCCGCCTCCATCTTCGACGACCCCTTCGACTCACCGGCCGCGCCGAAGCCTGTGCTCGTCGTCCTCGACGACGGCGTCGACGAGCCCGCGATCCACGAGCAGCGCCGCCGCCTGACGGCGGTCGCCGACCAGCGCAACCTCCGCGTCGAGCTCATCTCCGCCGACTCGGGCGGGGACGTCGCCCGCTACGCCCATCTCGTCCTCGTCGGCACCTACGCATCGGAATACCTCAGGTTGGGCACTGCATAG
- a CDS encoding DUF808 domain-containing protein, with translation MSAGLFGLLDDVAAIAKLAAASLDDVGAAAGRATTKTVGVVIDDTAVAPQYVDGLAPERELPIVAKIAKGSLRNKLLIILPVALLLSQFASGVIPVILICGGLYLCFEGVEKVLEALGIGGHGHRDEAPVLAEGEAREKEMIAGAVRTDLILSTEIMVIALNEVADESIWTRLLILVVVAILITIGVYGVVAAIVKMDDVGLHLAQRSGRGAQALGRGLVRAMPALLASLSVIGTAAMIWVGGHLVLTSSHELGLHQPYGWVHEAEHSVHEHLHAVGAIAGWLFNTVVSALIGFVLGAIVVGVMHLVPRKGH, from the coding sequence ATGAGCGCCGGACTGTTTGGTCTTCTCGACGATGTCGCCGCGATCGCCAAGCTCGCGGCGGCGTCGCTGGACGACGTGGGAGCCGCCGCCGGTCGGGCCACCACCAAGACCGTCGGCGTCGTCATCGACGACACCGCCGTCGCCCCCCAGTACGTCGACGGGCTGGCGCCCGAGCGCGAGCTGCCGATCGTCGCGAAGATCGCGAAGGGGTCACTGCGCAACAAGCTCCTCATCATCCTGCCGGTCGCCCTGCTCCTCAGTCAGTTCGCCTCGGGAGTGATCCCGGTGATCCTGATCTGCGGTGGCCTGTACCTCTGCTTCGAGGGGGTCGAGAAGGTCCTCGAGGCCCTCGGCATCGGCGGGCACGGGCACCGCGACGAGGCTCCGGTCCTCGCCGAGGGCGAGGCGAGGGAGAAGGAGATGATCGCCGGCGCCGTCCGCACGGACCTGATCCTCTCCACCGAGATCATGGTGATCGCGCTCAACGAGGTGGCCGACGAGTCCATCTGGACGCGGCTGCTCATCCTCGTCGTCGTCGCCATCCTGATCACGATCGGCGTCTACGGCGTGGTCGCCGCGATCGTGAAGATGGATGACGTCGGACTCCACCTCGCGCAGCGCTCGGGCCGCGGCGCCCAGGCACTCGGGCGCGGCCTGGTCCGTGCGATGCCCGCCCTCCTGGCCTCACTCTCGGTGATCGGCACCGCCGCGATGATCTGGGTGGGCGGCCACCTCGTCCTCACCAGCTCCCACGAGCTCGGCCTGCACCAGCCCTACGGATGGGTGCACGAGGCGGAGCACTCGGTCCACGAGCACCTGCACGCCGTCGGCGCGATCGCCGGCTGGCTGTTCAACACCGTCGTGTCCGCCCTCATCGGCTTCGTGCTGGGCGCGATCGTCGTCGGCGTCATGCACCTCGTGCCGCGGAAGGGCCACTGA
- the ahcY gene encoding adenosylhomocysteinase — MDYKVADLSLAEFGRKELTLAEHEMPGLMEMRRRYADSQPLKGARVAGSLHMTIQTGVLIETLVALGADVRWATCNIFSTQDHAAAAVVVGKGTPEDPQGTPVFAWKGETLAEYWDEAEKVFDFTDADGNKIGPNMLLDDGGDITLLVHKGVEFEKAGAVPGQDSTDNEEFKEVLRVLERSLANDPQRWTNIANGIKGVTEETTTGVLRLYDRFKEGSLLFPAINVNDSVTKSKFDNKYGCRHSLIDGINRGTDVMIAGKTAVICGYGDVGKGSAESLRGQGARVIVTEIDPICALQAAMDGYEVKRLESVVDFADIFITTTGNFDIIRVEHFERMKNQAIVGNIGHFDNEIDMAGLAKIPGIVKDEIKPQVHQWIFPDGKKVIVLSEGRLLNLGNATGHPSFVMSNSFTNQVLAQVELFTKTEEYPIGVYVLPKHLDEEVARLHLDAIGVELTELTQAQADYLGVPVTGPFKSDHYRY, encoded by the coding sequence ATGGACTACAAGGTTGCTGACCTGAGCCTGGCCGAGTTCGGCCGCAAGGAGCTCACCCTCGCCGAGCACGAGATGCCCGGCCTCATGGAGATGCGTCGTCGATACGCCGACTCGCAGCCGCTCAAGGGCGCCCGTGTCGCCGGCTCGCTCCACATGACCATCCAGACCGGTGTCCTCATCGAGACCCTCGTCGCCCTCGGCGCCGACGTCCGCTGGGCCACCTGCAACATCTTCTCCACCCAGGACCACGCCGCCGCTGCCGTCGTCGTCGGCAAGGGCACGCCGGAGGACCCGCAGGGCACCCCCGTCTTCGCCTGGAAGGGCGAGACCCTCGCCGAGTACTGGGACGAGGCCGAGAAGGTCTTCGACTTCACCGACGCTGACGGCAACAAGATCGGCCCGAACATGCTCCTCGACGACGGCGGTGACATCACGCTGCTCGTCCACAAGGGCGTCGAGTTCGAGAAGGCCGGCGCCGTGCCCGGTCAGGACTCCACCGACAACGAGGAGTTCAAGGAGGTCCTCCGGGTCCTCGAGCGCTCCCTCGCCAACGACCCGCAGCGCTGGACCAACATCGCCAACGGCATCAAGGGCGTCACCGAGGAGACCACCACCGGTGTGCTCCGCCTCTACGACCGCTTCAAGGAGGGCTCGCTCCTCTTCCCGGCGATCAACGTCAACGACTCGGTCACCAAGTCGAAGTTCGACAACAAGTACGGCTGCCGCCACTCGCTCATCGACGGCATCAACCGCGGCACCGACGTGATGATCGCCGGCAAGACCGCCGTCATCTGCGGCTACGGCGACGTCGGCAAGGGCTCGGCCGAGTCCCTCCGTGGCCAGGGCGCCCGTGTCATCGTCACCGAGATCGACCCGATCTGCGCCCTGCAGGCGGCCATGGACGGCTACGAGGTCAAGCGCCTCGAGTCCGTCGTCGACTTCGCCGACATCTTCATCACCACGACGGGCAACTTCGACATCATCCGCGTCGAGCACTTCGAGCGGATGAAGAACCAGGCCATCGTCGGCAACATCGGTCATTTCGACAACGAGATCGACATGGCCGGCCTCGCCAAGATCCCCGGCATCGTCAAGGACGAGATCAAGCCGCAGGTCCACCAGTGGATCTTCCCCGACGGCAAGAAGGTGATCGTCCTCTCCGAGGGTCGCCTGCTCAACCTGGGCAACGCCACGGGTCACCCGTCGTTCGTCATGTCGAACTCCTTCACCAACCAGGTCCTGGCGCAGGTGGAGCTCTTCACGAAGACCGAGGAGTACCCGATCGGCGTCTACGTCCTGCCGAAGCACCTCGACGAGGAGGTCGCCCGCCTGCACCTCGACGCCATCGGTGTCGAGCTGACCGAGCTCACGCAGGCCCAGGCCGACTACCTCGGCGTGCCGGTGACCGGCCCGTTCAAGAGCGACCACTACCGCTACTGA
- a CDS encoding DUF3499 domain-containing protein, producing the protein MTLTYVYADQTAVLGPLAIHAEPHAYDLCSEHSERLSAPRGWEVLRLATTPVEPAPSNDDLLALADAVREAGRFTPPPAAAPEPETGMRETRRHGHLRMLSSTDAD; encoded by the coding sequence ATGACCCTCACCTATGTGTACGCCGACCAGACCGCCGTCCTCGGCCCGCTCGCCATCCACGCCGAGCCGCACGCCTACGACCTCTGCTCCGAGCACTCCGAGCGGCTGTCGGCGCCTCGCGGCTGGGAGGTACTCCGCCTCGCGACGACGCCGGTCGAGCCGGCGCCGAGCAACGACGACCTGCTCGCCCTCGCCGACGCCGTCCGCGAGGCGGGCCGCTTCACGCCACCGCCGGCAGCGGCCCCCGAGCCTGAGACCGGCATGCGTGAGACTCGCCGCCACGGCCACCTGCGGATGCTCAGCTCGACCGACGCCGACTGA
- a CDS encoding phosphomannomutase/phosphoglucomutase has product MGSLDPANINAVFKAYDVRGTVPDQIDDELARATGRAFVQVVGADRIVIGYDMRPSSPDLAKAYAEGATTAGADVVLIGLCSTDQLYFASGHLGIPGVMFTASHNPAQYNGIKQCRAFAAPVGMESGLAEIRDLVLSGDVAEPAETPGTISEQDLLEAYVDHLLTLAPVKGRTLKVVADAGNGMAGHTAPAVFAKLPDVELTPLYFDLDGTFPNHEANPIEAENLTDLQAKVREVGADVGLAFDGDADRCFLVDERGELVSPSTLTALIATRELKKDPGASIVHNLITSRAVPEIVKENGGTPVRTRVGHSFIKAVMADTNAAFGGEHSGHFYFRDFWRADSGMLAALHAMAALAETDVPMSELLAPYERYPLSGEINSTVADAPSVLAEIKQAFSGQDGVELDELDGLTVSHPDWSFNVRASNTEPLLRLNVEGKDQPTLERVRDEALALITKDTPK; this is encoded by the coding sequence ATGGGCAGCCTCGACCCCGCCAACATCAACGCCGTCTTCAAGGCCTACGACGTCCGCGGCACCGTCCCGGACCAGATCGACGACGAGCTCGCGCGCGCCACGGGCCGCGCGTTCGTCCAGGTCGTGGGTGCCGACAGGATCGTGATCGGCTACGACATGCGTCCGTCCTCGCCCGACCTCGCGAAGGCCTACGCCGAGGGCGCCACGACCGCCGGCGCCGACGTCGTCCTCATCGGCCTGTGCTCGACCGACCAGCTGTACTTCGCCTCCGGCCACCTCGGTATCCCCGGCGTGATGTTCACCGCCAGTCACAACCCCGCGCAGTACAACGGCATCAAGCAGTGCCGCGCCTTCGCCGCCCCGGTCGGCATGGAGTCGGGCCTGGCGGAGATCCGCGACCTCGTCCTCTCGGGTGACGTCGCCGAGCCCGCTGAGACGCCCGGCACGATCAGCGAGCAGGACCTCCTCGAGGCGTACGTCGACCACCTGCTCACCCTCGCCCCGGTGAAGGGCCGCACCCTCAAGGTGGTGGCCGACGCCGGCAACGGCATGGCCGGCCACACCGCGCCTGCCGTCTTCGCGAAGCTGCCCGACGTCGAGCTCACCCCGCTCTACTTCGACCTCGACGGCACCTTCCCGAACCACGAGGCCAACCCGATCGAGGCGGAGAACCTCACGGACCTGCAGGCGAAGGTCCGCGAGGTCGGCGCCGACGTCGGCCTGGCGTTCGACGGCGACGCCGACCGCTGCTTCCTGGTCGACGAGCGCGGTGAGCTGGTCAGCCCGTCGACGCTGACGGCTCTCATCGCCACCCGCGAGCTCAAGAAGGACCCGGGCGCCAGCATCGTCCACAACCTCATCACGAGCCGCGCCGTCCCCGAGATCGTCAAGGAGAACGGCGGCACCCCCGTCCGCACCCGCGTCGGCCACTCGTTCATCAAGGCCGTCATGGCCGACACCAACGCCGCGTTCGGCGGCGAGCACTCGGGCCACTTCTACTTCCGCGACTTCTGGCGCGCCGACTCCGGTATGCTCGCAGCGCTGCACGCCATGGCCGCGCTCGCCGAGACCGACGTGCCGATGAGTGAGCTGCTGGCGCCGTACGAGCGGTATCCGCTCTCCGGCGAGATCAACTCGACCGTCGCCGACGCCCCGTCGGTACTCGCCGAGATCAAGCAGGCCTTCTCCGGACAGGACGGCGTGGAGCTCGACGAGCTCGACGGCCTCACGGTCTCCCACCCCGACTGGTCCTTCAACGTCCGCGCCTCCAACACCGAGCCGCTGCTGCGACTCAACGTCGAGGGCAAGGACCAGCCCACCCTGGAGCGTGTGCGCGACGAAGCACTCGCCCTCATCACGAAGGACACCCCGAAATGA
- a CDS encoding metallopeptidase family protein → MSRTRDRRGRGQRGPGVVPRVPGRPELRTDRERFDDLALGIIREVDERWSSRLGLVEYAVEDAPLVPDDWSVDQVPLSSLVRGTGARPTRMVLFRRPIEHRCESRAELEAMLLTVVVEQVAEMLNVEPSVIDPRYESE, encoded by the coding sequence GTGAGCAGGACACGTGACCGTCGGGGCCGTGGACAACGGGGTCCGGGTGTCGTGCCCCGAGTGCCCGGGAGGCCGGAGCTGCGGACCGACCGCGAGCGGTTCGACGACCTCGCGCTGGGCATCATCCGCGAGGTCGACGAGCGCTGGTCCTCGCGGCTCGGCCTGGTCGAGTACGCCGTCGAGGACGCTCCGCTCGTGCCCGACGACTGGTCGGTCGACCAGGTCCCGCTGTCCTCGCTGGTCCGCGGGACCGGCGCGCGGCCGACCCGGATGGTGCTCTTCCGGCGGCCGATCGAGCACCGCTGCGAGTCCCGTGCCGAGCTCGAGGCGATGCTGCTGACCGTCGTCGTCGAGCAGGTCGCCGAGATGCTCAACGTCGAGCCGTCGGTGATCGACCCGCGTTATGAGAGTGAGTGA